A single Gasterosteus aculeatus chromosome 2, fGasAcu3.hap1.1, whole genome shotgun sequence DNA region contains:
- the LOC144383533 gene encoding uncharacterized protein LOC144383533 — translation MYRRNNQRIGAGASLLGTPPTGYNVNIALSHARNEVHCLKRQVSELTAHTETVKFELTNMLKGKDLAYEQMVDKNRKRFSDLIRENEGLSLKVTETTKQLSVKSAELTVNNQTWKQKYEDLEKKTTKKLDDQQQSLESKVTGLLSTNISLQEKLHKQQANNQQLEAEHKLLKIKTEALDETIRENEGLSLKLTETTKELSVKSAELTVNNQTWQQKYEDLEKKTTKKLDDQQQSLESKVTGLLSTNISLQEKLHKQQANNQQLEAEHKLLKIKTEALDETIRENEGLSLKLTETTKQLSVKSAELTVNNQTWQQKYEDLEKKTTKKLDDQQQSLESKVTGLLSTNISLQEKLHKQQANNQQLEAEHKLLKIKTEALDETIRENEGLSLKLTETTKQLSVKSAELTVNNQTWQQKYEDLEKKTTKKLDDQQQSLESKVTGLLSTNISLQEKLHKQQANNQQLEAEHKLLKIKTEALDETIRENEGLSLKLTETTKELSVKSAELTVNNQTWQQKYEDLEKKTTKKLDDQQQSLESKVTGLLSTNISLQEKLHKQQANNQQLEAEHKLLKIKTEALDETIRENKGLSLKLTETTKELSVKSAELTVNNETWQQLEAEHKLLKTQRDSLAALIKSQEETHHEMVTISDFTELCLISRIQQLEDTISKEHQILITRIQELEDDKTVLENICLDLKKKKRGIFGRRMQDRQTEMDKMRRKMQDKETKK, via the coding sequence atgtaccgtagaaacaaccagagaattggagctggcgcttcacttctcgggactcctcccaccggatacaatgtgaacattgcactttctcatgcacggaatgaagtgcactgcctgaaaaggcaagtgagcgaactcaccgctcacactgaaactgtgaagttcgaattgaccaacatgttaaaaggcaaagatcttgcctatgagcagatggttgacaagaacagaaagaggttttcagaccttatcagggagaacgagggtttatctctgaaggtcaccgagaccacaaaacaactttctgtcaaaagtgctgaactcacggtcaacaaccagacctggaagcagaaatatgaagatctggagaaaaagacaaccaagaaactggatgaccaacaacagtcattggagtctaaagtaacagggttactctccaccaacatttctcttcaagagaagctgcacaagcagcaggccaacaaccaacagttggaagcagaacacaaactgctgaagatcaagacagaggctctggatgagactatcagagagaacgagggtttatctctgaagctcaccgagaccacaaaagaactttctgtcaaaagtgctgaactcacggtcaacaaccagacctggcagcagaaatatgaagatctggagaaaaagacaaccaagaaactggatgaccaacaacagtcattggagtctaaagtaacagggttactctccaccaacatttctcttcaagagaagctgcacaagcagcaggccaacaaccaacagttggaagcagaacacaaactgctgaagatcaagacagaggctctggatgagactatcagagagaacgagggtttatctctgaagctcaccgagaccacaaaacaactttctgtcaaaagtgctgaactcacggtcaacaaccagacctggcagcagaaatatgaagatctggagaaaaagacaaccaagaaactggatgaccaacaacagtcattggagtctaaagtaacagggttactctccaccaacatttctcttcaagagaagctgcacaagcagcaggccaacaaccaacagttggaagcagaacacaaactgctgaagatcaagacagaggctctggatgagactatcagggagaacgagggtttatctctgaagctcacagagaccacaaaacaactttctgtcaaaagtgctgaactcacggtcaacaaccagacctggcagcagaaatatgaagatctggagaaaaagacaaccaagaaactggatgaccaacaacagtcattggagtctaaagtaacagggttactctccaccaacatttctcttcaagagaagctgcacaagcagcaggccaacaaccaacagttggaagcagaacacaaactgctgaagatcaagacagaggctctggatgagactatcagagagaacgagggtttatctctgaagctcaccgagaccacaaaagaactttctgtcaaaagtgctgaactcacggtcaacaaccagacctggcagcagaaatatgaagatctggagaaaaagacaaccaagaaactggatgaccaacaacagtcattggagtctaaagtaacagggttactctccaccaacatttctcttcaagagaagctgcacaagcagcaggccaacaaccaacagttggaagcagaacacaaactgctgaagatcaagacagaggctctggatgagactatcagggagaacaagggtttatctctgaagctcaccgagaccacaaaagaactttctgtcaaaagtgctgaactcacggtcaacaacgagacctggcagcagttggaagcagaacacaaactgctgaagacacagagggattctctggctgctttaataaagagccaagaggagacccaccacgagatggtcacaatcagtgatttcactgagttgtgcctgatctctaggatccaacaactggaggataccatctccaaagaacatcagatccttatcaccaggatccaagaattagaggacgacaaaacagtccttgaaaacatctgcctcgacttaaaaaaaaaaaaaagaggcatctttgggagacggatgcaagaccggcagacggagatggacaaaatgaggcgcaagatgcaggacaaggagacaaagaaatag